GCCTGCAAGCCGCCTTGTCGTAATCGTACACGCCTACTACTGCTGTCCTTGATTCTTTCGGGATTGTGTAGCCGACAATCGCATGGTCGAAATTATCCGGAAGAAGGACGGCGTTGCCTTCGATGGCTTCAGCTGCCTTGAGTACCATTTCTCGTTTATTCAATCTGAACTCCTTTTTTACACATAAAACTAGAATATGCGGAGGATGCAAGAAATTACTTTTTTATTACAAAAACATTACATTCAGAAAAGAGACTGCTGGCAGTCCTTTTGTGATCCATCGTCGTAGAATCTCCCCATAAGTTCGCGGTATTCGTCCGCCGTGCCGTTGAAGTAGAGCTTTTCCTTCGTCGTAGATTTTGACGAGCCGACCGAAGCCGCCATCAACTGCGTTTTTTCAAATTAAGCGACGCAAGTAAACGGGGCATCGTATTCACTTAAAAATGCGTTGATTTTTTAGTCTGTTTTAAGTGACTTGAAAAGGTCATAGAATCTGTCGTGATCGAACTCAAAATCGTACTTGTTTGTACCCTTGTACGGTGGGTCGAAATAGACTACATCGAACCCCTTATAGTCGATGTCGAAGATGTCCAAGCGTTCCAAGCGTTCCAAGCGTTCCAAGCGTTCCAAGCGTTCCAAGCTCTGTAATCTTTGCACGAACTCCAATTTTTGAAGGCGTCCGTCGTCATCTTTCTTTGTCATGATGTCAAAGAACTTTCTGTAATTGCTTCGTCTTTCGGATAATGTCGGAGCGGTAAGCATCTTTTCTGCTATCAGCTTGTAATCTTCGATTTGTTCGCCGTACAGATACGTTTTCCCGTCGTTTCCGAAGCTCGCGCAATACTTGTTCAAGCAGTCCTGGATGTCGAAGTCGCCGTTCTCGATGCGTTGAAGGCTGTTGTAAAAGTCAACGCGAGAGCACGGTGCTGGGTGCTCGTAGTCGATTTGCCCCTTGTGTATAAGTACCGCGTCAAGCAAGGTAATCGTTGCCTTGTTCAAGTCGTTTCCGACAACGGAATCCCATTTTAGGCTCATTGCCGCCGCCAT
This genomic interval from Fibrobacter succinogenes contains the following:
- a CDS encoding DNA adenine methylase translates to MAKITLGLPYKGSKAAIAEDIVKKLPPGGRILDACCGGGAFLMAAAMSLKWDSVVGNDLNKATITLLDAVLIHKGQIDYEHPAPCSRVDFYNSLQRIENGDFDIQDCLNKYCASFGNDGKTYLYGEQIEDYKLIAEKMLTAPTLSERRSNYRKFFDIMTKKDDDGRLQKLEFVQRLQSLERLERLERLERLERLDIFDIDYKGFDVVYFDPPYKGTNKYDFEFDHDRFYDLFKSLKTD